Proteins from one Flavobacterium sp. N2038 genomic window:
- a CDS encoding FkbM family methyltransferase, translating to MRIAKIFKNLKRLNFINLTRLIIYKLKKKINSKTTQAEKYLSLYYNYLVRFNGVLIEETSKYYITEFKDKFSARVKLRKTPSSDFDVFYQVVVSNEYLPVVTSYRTNFKLPLNYTPNIIDAGSNIGLTSLFFINQFQSAKIVAVEPDTDNFQVLDYNLQEKDNFEFIKINGAIWSSNTKIKVINDFRDRSDWSFRVEESNDSDAMQSYTINDLMSKNNFDYIDILKIDIEGAEKQIFTSFESDLDFLNKTKCIAIEIHDELECRDEINTILDKYGFSIIHEGELTIGINKNLRDTTA from the coding sequence ATGAGAATAGCCAAAATATTTAAGAATTTGAAAAGATTAAATTTTATTAATCTGACAAGACTTATCATTTATAAGCTGAAGAAAAAGATAAATAGTAAGACAACACAGGCCGAGAAATATTTGTCTCTTTATTATAATTATTTGGTTAGATTTAATGGTGTTTTAATTGAAGAAACCAGTAAATATTATATCACAGAATTTAAGGATAAGTTTTCAGCACGAGTTAAACTTAGAAAAACTCCTTCTAGTGATTTTGATGTTTTTTATCAAGTAGTTGTGTCGAATGAATATCTTCCGGTTGTAACTAGTTATCGGACAAATTTTAAGCTTCCATTAAATTATACACCAAATATTATTGATGCAGGAAGTAATATTGGTTTAACATCTCTGTTTTTTATCAATCAGTTTCAAAGCGCCAAAATTGTTGCTGTAGAACCTGATACTGATAATTTTCAGGTACTGGATTATAACTTACAAGAAAAAGATAATTTTGAGTTTATTAAAATTAATGGTGCGATATGGTCATCAAATACAAAAATTAAAGTAATAAATGATTTTAGAGATAGGTCTGATTGGTCATTTAGGGTTGAAGAATCTAATGATTCAGATGCAATGCAATCATATACAATTAACGATCTAATGTCAAAAAATAATTTTGATTATATAGATATTCTTAAAATTGATATCGAAGGAGCAGAAAAACAAATATTTACTTCGTTTGAGTCTGATTTAGATTTTTTGAATAAAACAAAATGTATAGCCATTGAAATTCACGATGAGCTTGAATGCAGAGATGAAATTAATACTATTCTTGATAAATATGGATTTTCAATTATTCATGAAGGAGAGCTGACAATTGGAATCAATAAAAATTTAAGAGACACAACCGCTTAA
- a CDS encoding beta-1,6-N-acetylglucosaminyltransferase yields MTINYIILAHRYPNQVKKLIQKLTCPDAFFYVHIDKNVLIDPFFEELDDLPNVSFVAQREEGIWGDLGIVIATLNALKQILSDKRSGYCVLLSGQDYPIKSNDDIKLYFKTNIGKDFIDIFSLPTKYWSIDRMTKYKFNLSGKKEDFVQIGSILESEFFTKKTFKKIYRLIKLGRFDFILKILKKRKYPNYIQPYGGSQWWALSMTTVEKIIAFLEDHPDYVRYHTYSLLPDEMFFQSIIMYLIEKKNEIKIMPFLSYANWEKKNCDLPVTFTSEDFDELISQPNSKLFARKFDRSIDKEIFDKIDAFQAQKK; encoded by the coding sequence ATGACAATAAATTATATAATATTAGCGCATAGATATCCGAATCAAGTAAAGAAATTGATTCAGAAACTGACATGTCCAGATGCTTTTTTTTATGTTCATATCGATAAGAATGTTTTAATCGATCCTTTTTTTGAAGAATTAGATGATTTGCCGAATGTAAGTTTTGTTGCTCAACGTGAAGAGGGAATTTGGGGAGATTTAGGAATTGTTATAGCAACATTAAATGCTTTAAAGCAGATTTTAAGTGATAAAAGGAGTGGTTATTGTGTGCTCTTAAGCGGTCAGGATTATCCAATTAAATCTAATGATGATATAAAACTGTATTTTAAAACAAATATTGGAAAAGATTTTATAGATATTTTTTCTCTGCCAACAAAGTATTGGTCAATAGATAGAATGACAAAATATAAATTTAATCTATCTGGCAAAAAGGAAGATTTTGTGCAAATTGGTTCTATTTTGGAATCTGAGTTTTTCACAAAAAAGACTTTTAAGAAAATTTATAGGTTGATAAAATTAGGTCGCTTTGATTTTATTTTGAAGATTTTAAAAAAGAGGAAATATCCTAATTACATCCAGCCTTATGGAGGAAGTCAATGGTGGGCTTTGTCAATGACAACAGTTGAAAAAATTATTGCATTTCTTGAAGATCATCCGGATTATGTAAGATATCATACGTATTCATTATTACCAGATGAAATGTTTTTTCAGTCAATTATTATGTATTTGATAGAAAAGAAAAATGAAATTAAAATAATGCCATTTCTTTCTTATGCTAACTGGGAAAAAAAGAATTGTGATTTGCCGGTTACCTTTACTTCTGAAGATTTTGACGAATTAATCTCACAGCCAAATTCTAAGCTGTTTGCAAGAAAATTTGACAGGAGTATAGATAAGGAGATTTTTGATAAAATAGATGCTTTTCAAGCACAGAAGAAATAA
- a CDS encoding glycosyltransferase family A protein, with product MRIGENPEKLNSKKLEYKPFRVIIPVFIPEGNAGYFKDAFSVFEKSIYSLLNTIDAEKTNITIINNNCKKEVTDYINLLLANKEIDKHIHCSENYGKIYTILQEARGCYEDYIAIVDSDVFFFSNWQNEALSIFNNFKNAGVVGLTPDPNTAFYCNNSLFTNEFLFVKKDKVVKDKELELFEAGINKENFFVTKTKNWKEKQFYLETKTTKAVIGAGHFASVYRKEIFKKLPLEKPIYVFPGGELSFLDIPIDKLGYYRLSLLKASAYHLGNSLPDWILEKEIFASKIHEHLESSKRVYVLIPYNFRCLFVRVLRKFNFYK from the coding sequence ATGCGTATTGGCGAAAATCCGGAAAAATTAAACTCTAAAAAGCTCGAGTATAAACCTTTTAGGGTGATAATTCCTGTTTTTATTCCTGAAGGTAATGCGGGATATTTTAAGGATGCTTTTTCTGTTTTTGAAAAGAGTATATACTCCCTATTAAATACAATAGATGCTGAAAAAACAAATATTACAATAATTAATAATAATTGTAAAAAAGAGGTCACAGATTACATTAATTTATTACTCGCTAATAAAGAAATTGATAAACATATTCACTGTAGTGAGAATTATGGAAAAATTTACACCATACTTCAGGAAGCTAGAGGATGTTATGAAGATTATATTGCAATAGTAGATTCAGATGTTTTTTTCTTTTCCAATTGGCAGAATGAAGCTTTGTCAATTTTTAATAATTTTAAAAACGCAGGGGTTGTAGGTTTAACACCTGACCCAAATACAGCGTTTTATTGCAATAACTCTCTTTTTACTAATGAATTTTTATTTGTAAAAAAAGACAAAGTAGTAAAAGATAAGGAGTTAGAATTGTTTGAAGCAGGTATAAATAAGGAGAATTTTTTTGTAACCAAGACTAAAAATTGGAAGGAAAAACAGTTCTACTTAGAAACAAAAACAACAAAAGCTGTTATTGGGGCCGGACATTTTGCTTCAGTATACAGAAAAGAAATTTTTAAAAAACTTCCTTTAGAAAAACCCATTTATGTTTTTCCTGGGGGTGAATTAAGTTTTTTAGATATTCCGATTGATAAACTGGGATATTATAGGCTTTCTCTACTAAAAGCATCGGCTTACCATTTGGGTAATTCATTACCAGACTGGATTCTTGAAAAAGAAATTTTTGCATCCAAAATTCATGAACATTTAGAAAGTTCGAAGAGAGTGTATGTTTTAATTCCGTATAATTTCAGATGTCTTTTTGTTAGGGTTTTAAGAAAATTTAATTTTTATAAATAG
- a CDS encoding glycosyltransferase family 2 protein, whose amino-acid sequence MGHKNLVSIVIATYNRANLIAETLESVLAQTYENWECIIVDDGSSDNTEEVVAKYTTDERIRFFKRPEERIKGPNASRNYGIENSFGEFIMSLDSDDWILSDYLQKKIEIFQNQPEVDGVLSKTIMVNNEKEIIKKELRTKITNNLLEDFISLNISWYMHDILWRRSFLQDKILYNERLLKMLDRDFHIRRLIEEPNLFLVDEYLALYRIHENSNSSNSDYNVAESRHKAILQIVGALKKENKLSDRIKFYLFKHQVQNLIVLYKHPKCIELYLNLIGKTFNFSLEYLKWLLKFSIGYVSFKLTKRGLRFIQ is encoded by the coding sequence ATGGGGCATAAAAATTTAGTGTCAATTGTAATCGCAACTTATAATAGAGCAAATCTAATAGCTGAAACTCTAGAGAGTGTTTTAGCTCAAACCTATGAAAATTGGGAGTGTATAATTGTCGATGACGGTTCTTCTGATAATACTGAAGAGGTGGTAGCTAAATATACTACCGATGAAAGAATACGGTTTTTTAAAAGACCAGAAGAAAGAATAAAAGGCCCCAATGCGAGTAGAAACTACGGAATAGAAAATAGCTTTGGAGAATTTATAATGTCTTTAGATTCTGATGATTGGATTCTGTCGGATTATTTACAAAAAAAAATTGAAATTTTTCAAAATCAACCAGAGGTGGATGGAGTACTTTCAAAAACTATAATGGTCAATAATGAGAAAGAAATAATTAAAAAAGAACTAAGGACAAAAATAACAAACAATTTACTTGAAGATTTTATTTCTTTAAATATCTCTTGGTATATGCATGATATTCTTTGGAGAAGAAGTTTTTTGCAAGATAAAATCTTGTATAATGAGAGACTTCTTAAAATGCTTGATCGGGATTTCCATATAAGACGATTGATAGAAGAACCGAATTTGTTTCTTGTTGATGAATATTTAGCTTTATATAGAATTCACGAAAACTCAAATTCATCAAATTCAGATTATAACGTAGCAGAATCCAGACATAAAGCAATTTTACAAATTGTGGGGGCTTTAAAAAAGGAAAACAAACTTTCAGATCGAATAAAATTTTACTTATTTAAACATCAAGTTCAAAATTTAATTGTTTTATATAAGCATCCTAAATGTATTGAGTTATATTTAAATTTAATTGGTAAAACATTTAATTTTAGTTTAGAATACTTGAAATGGTTGTTGAAATTTAGCATTGGATATGTTTCGTTCAAATTAACAAAAAGAGGATTAAGATTTATTCAATAA
- a CDS encoding CatB-related O-acetyltransferase, whose product MKKIFKKLLFKILNSPEINGSSVFSGFSRGIKNVVFEGNNAVPHGCNFSGKVTIGFASTLGYNNFIHGDVTIGKYCQVGVDVGIFAKNHPTNYMSTYINKNLFNGELKSIRQENKIIIGNDVWIGHNVIIVGNVTVGNGAVLAAGSVITKDVLPYSIVGGVPAKIIKKRFTDSIIQEIEELQWWNYSESELEKIKPLFFKDFENKISIYE is encoded by the coding sequence ATGAAAAAAATATTCAAAAAATTATTGTTTAAAATTTTAAACAGTCCAGAAATTAATGGTAGTAGTGTGTTTTCAGGTTTTTCTCGAGGAATAAAAAATGTAGTGTTTGAAGGTAATAATGCAGTTCCTCATGGATGTAATTTTTCAGGTAAAGTTACAATTGGATTTGCGAGCACATTAGGGTATAATAATTTTATACATGGTGATGTTACAATTGGAAAATATTGTCAAGTAGGAGTTGATGTTGGAATATTTGCCAAAAATCATCCAACTAATTATATGTCAACGTACATTAACAAAAATTTATTTAATGGTGAATTGAAAAGTATTAGGCAAGAAAATAAAATAATCATTGGTAATGATGTCTGGATTGGTCACAATGTAATAATTGTCGGAAATGTTACTGTTGGAAACGGAGCGGTTTTGGCAGCCGGTTCAGTAATAACAAAGGATGTATTGCCATATTCAATTGTTGGAGGTGTTCCAGCAAAAATTATTAAAAAGAGATTTACAGATAGTATTATCCAAGAAATAGAAGAATTACAATGGTGGAATTACTCTGAATCTGAATTAGAAAAAATAAAACCTCTGTTTTTTAAAGATTTTGAAAATAAAATTAGCATATATGAATAA
- a CDS encoding cytidylyltransferase domain-containing protein produces MNKTIAIIPARGGSKRIPEKNIQILGDLPLIVHSIIYAKENKAIIDEVYVSTDNDAIKQIALKFGVNIIDRPESISGDMEPTISALKHVLESIDSEDVENVVLLQPTNPLRPRDLLNETFEKYQNENLDSLFTVSRNYQKLGKIEDNRFLPYNYSIGQRSQDLEPLFFENGLLYITKASLILNNIIISENAFPFEVNHIFAQVDIDTRDDLDYARYLYQKQ; encoded by the coding sequence ATGAATAAAACAATTGCTATAATTCCTGCAAGAGGAGGTTCTAAACGAATACCTGAAAAAAATATTCAGATTTTAGGTGATCTACCTTTGATTGTTCATTCCATTATTTATGCAAAAGAAAATAAAGCAATAATTGATGAAGTATATGTTTCCACAGATAATGATGCAATCAAACAAATTGCCTTAAAATTTGGTGTAAATATTATTGACAGACCAGAATCAATTTCAGGAGATATGGAACCAACAATTTCTGCTCTAAAACATGTTTTAGAATCCATTGATTCAGAAGATGTAGAAAATGTTGTTTTATTACAACCTACAAATCCGTTGAGACCTCGGGATTTATTAAATGAAACTTTCGAAAAATATCAAAATGAAAATTTAGACAGTTTATTTACGGTTTCCAGAAATTATCAAAAATTGGGAAAAATTGAAGACAATAGATTTTTACCCTATAATTATTCTATTGGGCAAAGAAGCCAGGACTTAGAGCCTCTTTTTTTTGAGAATGGATTATTATATATCACAAAAGCTTCCTTAATTCTGAATAATATTATTATTTCAGAAAATGCTTTTCCATTCGAAGTAAATCATATTTTTGCACAAGTTGATATCGATACTCGGGATGATTTAGATTATGCGAGATATCTTTATCAAAAACAATAA
- the neuB gene encoding N-acetylneuraminate synthase: MNPYIEIAGRKIGPDFPPLVIAEIGINHEGSLEVAKEMVDAAHRAGVEVVKHQTHIVEDEMSGAAKKVIPGNADVSIYEIMERCSLDEDEELELKNYVESKGMIFISTPFSRAAAERLKKFDIPAYKIGSGECNNYPLLEHIASFGKPVILSTGMNTIESIGKAVSIFDKNNIPVALLHTTNLYPTPIHLVRFGAMVELHEAFPDKVFGLSDHTLNNNACLGAVALGASILERHFTDHMQRTGPDIICSMDEKACSELIVSSAEIALMRGGTKKPALEEQVTIDFAFATVCAIKPIKKGEILSKENIWVKRPGTGKILAEHFNDLIGKIAARDIENDEQLDFTDFE, encoded by the coding sequence ATGAACCCATACATAGAAATTGCAGGGCGTAAAATTGGACCAGATTTTCCGCCATTAGTTATTGCCGAAATCGGAATCAATCATGAAGGTTCTTTAGAAGTAGCCAAAGAAATGGTTGATGCAGCACACAGAGCAGGAGTTGAGGTAGTAAAACACCAGACTCATATTGTAGAAGATGAAATGTCTGGTGCAGCAAAAAAAGTAATTCCAGGGAATGCAGATGTTTCTATTTATGAAATCATGGAACGCTGTTCACTAGATGAAGATGAAGAATTAGAATTGAAAAACTATGTTGAAAGTAAAGGGATGATTTTTATTTCTACTCCCTTTTCAAGAGCTGCGGCAGAACGCTTGAAAAAATTTGATATTCCGGCCTACAAAATTGGTTCTGGAGAATGCAATAATTATCCCTTATTAGAACATATCGCTTCTTTTGGAAAACCTGTAATTTTAAGTACAGGTATGAATACAATAGAAAGTATCGGAAAAGCGGTTTCGATTTTTGATAAAAATAATATTCCGGTTGCTTTATTGCATACAACTAACTTATATCCAACGCCTATTCATTTAGTTCGTTTTGGTGCAATGGTAGAACTTCACGAAGCTTTTCCAGATAAAGTATTTGGGTTAAGCGACCATACTCTAAATAATAATGCTTGTTTAGGTGCGGTAGCACTTGGAGCTAGTATTTTAGAAAGACATTTTACAGATCATATGCAGCGAACAGGTCCGGATATTATTTGCAGTATGGATGAAAAAGCATGTAGTGAATTAATTGTTTCAAGTGCAGAAATTGCTTTAATGCGAGGAGGAACTAAAAAACCAGCTCTTGAAGAACAAGTTACAATTGACTTTGCTTTTGCTACCGTTTGCGCTATTAAACCAATTAAAAAAGGAGAGATTTTATCTAAAGAAAATATTTGGGTTAAACGTCCAGGGACTGGTAAAATTTTAGCAGAACACTTTAATGATTTAATTGGAAAAATTGCTGCAAGAGATATTGAAAATGATGAACAATTAGATTTTACTGATTTTGAGTAA
- the neuC gene encoding UDP-N-acetylglucosamine 2-epimerase produces the protein MSNSTKKILFLTGTRADFGKIKSLIQTLEERQDFEAFVFVTGMHLQEIYGYTLIEIERCNFKNVFTFENHTHETTMDLTLAKTIEGLSNYCKTIKPDMIVVHGDRVETLAGAIVGSLNNILVAHIEGGEVSGTVDELIRHSVSKLSHVHFVSNKQAAKRLLQMGEVKESIFTIGSPDIDIMFSNNLPSLETAKQYYQISFDDYALVMFHPVTTEFNSMKEYAVTFVDCLLKDNRNYIVIFPNNDLGSQFIINEFKRLEGNTRFRIFPSLRFEYFLTLLKNSQFIIGNSSAGIREAPYYGIPIINIGTRQQNRAVHADIINVNYSEKDILEALFKIDSHKVQFSDNDFGEGNSNELFLQSLKKNDIWQLNHQKQFRDI, from the coding sequence TTGAGTAATTCTACAAAAAAAATATTATTTCTAACCGGCACCCGTGCAGATTTCGGGAAAATAAAATCCCTTATTCAAACCTTGGAAGAACGGCAGGATTTTGAAGCTTTTGTTTTCGTTACCGGAATGCATCTGCAGGAAATTTATGGGTATACGCTAATTGAAATTGAACGATGTAATTTTAAAAATGTCTTTACATTCGAAAATCATACGCATGAAACTACAATGGATTTGACATTGGCAAAAACCATTGAAGGTTTGTCAAATTATTGCAAAACCATAAAACCTGATATGATTGTGGTGCATGGTGATAGGGTAGAAACACTTGCCGGCGCCATTGTAGGATCTTTAAACAATATTTTGGTAGCTCATATTGAAGGCGGCGAAGTTTCAGGAACTGTCGATGAATTAATTCGTCATAGTGTAAGTAAACTAAGTCACGTACATTTTGTGTCAAATAAGCAAGCAGCAAAAAGGTTACTGCAAATGGGAGAAGTGAAAGAATCTATTTTTACTATTGGCTCGCCAGATATAGATATTATGTTTTCTAATAATCTGCCTTCTCTTGAAACAGCAAAACAATACTATCAGATTTCTTTTGATGATTATGCACTTGTAATGTTTCATCCCGTTACGACAGAATTTAATTCAATGAAAGAATATGCTGTTACTTTTGTTGACTGTCTATTAAAAGATAATCGAAATTATATTGTTATTTTTCCAAACAACGATTTAGGAAGTCAATTCATAATTAACGAATTTAAAAGATTGGAAGGGAATACTAGATTCAGAATTTTTCCATCATTGCGATTCGAATATTTTCTAACATTATTAAAAAACAGTCAATTTATAATTGGCAACAGCAGTGCCGGAATTCGCGAAGCTCCTTATTATGGAATTCCAATTATAAATATAGGGACTCGCCAGCAAAACAGAGCCGTTCATGCAGATATTATCAATGTCAATTATTCAGAAAAAGACATTCTTGAAGCCCTTTTTAAAATAGATTCTCACAAAGTTCAGTTTTCAGATAATGATTTTGGGGAAGGAAATAGTAACGAATTGTTTTTGCAATCACTAAAGAAAAACGATATTTGGCAACTGAATCACCAAAAACAATTTAGAGATATATAA
- a CDS encoding MBOAT family O-acyltransferase, whose protein sequence is MFFNSIAFAIFLPIVFFLYWFVFNKNKSTQNALLIIASYYFYSCWDWRFLFLLVFSTFLDYYTGIQIEKGKSEKSRKFWFWLSILVNLGFLGVFKYYNFFAASFSELLNSVGVKASPLLLNVILPVGISFYTFHGLSYVIDIYFKRIKAEYNFVDYSLFVSYFPLLVAGPIERATHLLPEIKVKREFDLENAKQGVYQIIWGLVKKVIIADTCAPYANAVFDNYTSMNSFSLILGAIYFAFQIYGDFSGYSDIALGVSKLFGLDLLRNFNYPYFSRDIAEFWRRWHISLSSWFRDYLYIPLGGSKGGLWMKIRNTFIIFVVSGFWHGANWTYLAWGFINAVYFLPLLLSNSNRNNMDTIQLKFNFDSVKVFLSILYTFALTCIAWVFFRAKTITDAVLYLKRIITSKDFSFQYLDNERYSYELLLMIGLFVLIEWNNRSKVEPLSGKRSALKVALAILAIMAFGTFSDYKEFIYFQF, encoded by the coding sequence ATGTTTTTTAACTCCATAGCATTTGCTATTTTTTTACCAATCGTTTTTTTCCTGTATTGGTTTGTATTTAATAAAAACAAAAGCACCCAAAATGCTTTGTTAATTATTGCCAGTTATTATTTTTATTCTTGTTGGGATTGGAGATTTCTATTTTTATTGGTTTTCTCCACTTTTCTGGATTATTACACAGGGATTCAAATCGAAAAAGGAAAATCAGAGAAAAGCCGAAAATTTTGGTTTTGGTTAAGCATTTTGGTCAATCTGGGCTTTTTAGGAGTTTTCAAATATTATAATTTCTTTGCCGCTTCATTTTCAGAATTATTAAATTCAGTTGGAGTAAAAGCAAGTCCGCTTTTACTGAATGTTATTTTGCCTGTCGGAATTTCATTTTATACTTTCCACGGACTTTCTTATGTTATCGATATTTATTTTAAAAGAATAAAAGCCGAATATAACTTTGTAGATTATTCCTTGTTTGTGAGTTATTTTCCGTTGCTGGTTGCCGGACCAATTGAGAGAGCCACCCATTTATTGCCAGAAATAAAAGTTAAGCGTGAATTTGATTTAGAAAATGCAAAACAAGGAGTTTATCAAATTATTTGGGGTTTAGTAAAAAAGGTAATTATTGCAGATACTTGCGCACCTTATGCCAATGCTGTTTTCGATAATTATACTTCAATGAATTCCTTCTCCCTTATTCTAGGAGCCATATATTTTGCTTTTCAAATTTATGGAGATTTCTCAGGATATTCAGATATTGCACTTGGTGTATCAAAACTGTTTGGTTTAGATTTATTACGAAACTTCAATTATCCTTATTTCTCAAGAGATATAGCAGAGTTTTGGCGCCGCTGGCATATTTCACTTTCTTCCTGGTTTAGAGATTATTTATATATTCCGTTAGGAGGAAGTAAAGGTGGACTTTGGATGAAAATCAGAAACACATTCATCATTTTTGTTGTAAGTGGTTTTTGGCATGGCGCAAACTGGACATATCTCGCTTGGGGATTTATAAATGCAGTTTATTTCCTACCATTACTTCTTTCAAACAGCAATCGAAATAACATGGACACCATTCAGCTCAAATTTAATTTTGATTCTGTAAAAGTGTTTTTAAGCATACTTTACACCTTTGCATTAACCTGTATTGCATGGGTATTTTTTAGAGCCAAAACAATTACAGATGCTGTTTTGTATTTAAAGAGAATTATTACCAGTAAAGATTTTAGTTTTCAATATTTAGATAACGAGCGCTACAGTTACGAACTGTTGCTTATGATTGGATTATTTGTTTTAATCGAATGGAATAATCGCAGCAAAGTAGAACCACTTTCTGGAAAACGGAGTGCCTTAAAAGTAGCTTTGGCAATTTTAGCTATTATGGCTTTTGGAACTTTTTCAGATTATAAAGAATTTATATATTTTCAGTTTTAA
- a CDS encoding glycosyltransferase family 4 protein, producing the protein MHICFLTNEFPKEGFPHGGIGSFVKTLATALVKKDYKISVIGINYTNNRETDVFEGVNIYRLKKSTIKGFSWYFNAKEINNKIREIHQKDPIKIIESSELGLAFIPKINGIKYIIRLHGGHHFFAESENRKINKWKGFQEKRSFKKSDAFIAVSKFVKGHTEKHLSYNNKPVVYISNPIDTDFFYPIEMECEDKIVFAGTVCKKKGVRQLIQSFPFVKKEFPKATLEIYGRDWFFLDGSSYIQMLKDKELYQLGELANDIHFHGAISYNDIPRAYSEASVCVFPSHMETQGLVAPEAMSMKKAVVFTKLGPGPETIKDYETGLLCDPYNPEDIAEKIIWMFSNKEKTKEMGERAREFVLQKYKLENIVLKNIEFFESLLQVEKE; encoded by the coding sequence ATGCACATTTGTTTCTTAACAAACGAGTTTCCGAAAGAAGGATTCCCACATGGTGGAATAGGCAGTTTTGTTAAAACGCTGGCAACTGCTTTAGTCAAAAAAGACTATAAAATTTCTGTAATCGGAATTAATTATACTAATAATCGTGAAACTGATGTTTTTGAAGGTGTTAATATATATAGATTAAAAAAAAGTACAATAAAAGGATTCTCGTGGTATTTTAATGCTAAGGAAATTAATAATAAAATTAGAGAAATTCATCAAAAAGACCCTATAAAAATTATTGAATCTTCTGAACTAGGTTTGGCTTTCATTCCTAAAATAAACGGTATAAAGTATATTATCAGATTGCATGGTGGACATCATTTTTTTGCAGAAAGCGAAAATAGAAAAATTAATAAATGGAAAGGGTTTCAGGAAAAAAGATCTTTTAAAAAGAGTGATGCTTTTATAGCTGTTTCTAAGTTCGTAAAAGGGCACACGGAAAAACACTTAAGTTATAATAATAAACCCGTTGTCTATATTAGTAATCCAATTGATACAGATTTTTTTTATCCAATTGAAATGGAATGCGAAGATAAGATTGTTTTTGCTGGAACAGTTTGTAAAAAAAAAGGAGTGCGTCAGTTGATACAATCTTTTCCATTTGTAAAAAAAGAATTTCCAAAAGCAACACTTGAAATTTATGGTAGAGATTGGTTTTTTTTAGACGGTAGTTCCTATATTCAAATGCTGAAAGATAAAGAACTTTATCAATTAGGAGAATTAGCAAATGATATTCATTTTCATGGAGCAATTTCATATAATGATATTCCAAGAGCTTATTCAGAAGCTTCGGTATGCGTTTTTCCATCGCATATGGAAACACAAGGCTTAGTTGCCCCGGAAGCTATGTCTATGAAAAAAGCAGTTGTTTTTACAAAATTGGGACCAGGACCAGAAACGATAAAAGATTATGAAACTGGCTTATTATGTGATCCGTATAATCCTGAAGATATAGCAGAGAAAATTATTTGGATGTTTTCGAATAAAGAAAAAACAAAAGAGATGGGTGAAAGAGCAAGAGAATTTGTGCTTCAAAAATACAAATTGGAAAATATCGTTTTGAAAAATATAGAGTTTTTTGAGTCTTTATTACAAGTAGAAAAAGAATAA